Proteins encoded within one genomic window of Rutidosis leptorrhynchoides isolate AG116_Rl617_1_P2 unplaced genomic scaffold, CSIRO_AGI_Rlap_v1 contig241, whole genome shotgun sequence:
- the LOC139882198 gene encoding uncharacterized protein, giving the protein MSSRSRSMSRSRSRSRSRSRSPHHRRSQRHSYRDGPYRRDTVTRRGFSQSGNLCNNCRRPGHFARECPYAAVCNNCGLPGHIASECNTEARCWNCREPGHVASNCTKEGLCHTCGKAGHRAKDCPNPEPSSDTRLCNNCYKPGHLAANCMNDKACKNCRKTGHIARDCQNDPVCNLCNIGGHLARQCPKGGDTHHFADRGRPHHIGYRDDPLPPPSRMFRDVICRSCNQVGHMSRDCMGGAMLICHNCGGRGHMAFECPSGRLPERGFRRY; this is encoded by the exons ATGAGTTCACGCAGCAGGAGCATGAGCCGAAGCCGGAGTAGGAGTCGTAGTCGGAGCAGAAGCCCACATCACAGGCGATCTCAGCGCCATTCCTATCGTGACGGCCCTTATAGGAGAGACACTGTCACACGTCGCGGCTTCAG CCAAAGCGGCAACTTGTGCAACAACTGCAGGCGGCCTGGTCATTTTGCAAGGGAGTGCCCTTACGCTGCTGTTTGCAACAACTGTGGACTCCCTGG GCACATTGCTTCAGAATGTAACACAGAGGCACGTTGTTGGAACTGCCGAGAGCCTGGACATGTAGCCAGCAACTGTACCAAAGAGGGTTTGTGCCATACTTGTGGTAAGGCTGGGCATCGGGCCAAAGATTGCCCAAATCCTGAGCCATCTAGCGACACAAGGCTATGCAACAACTGCTATAAGCCAGGCCATCTAGCCGCCAACTGCATGAACGATAAAGCATGCAAGAATTGCCGGAAAACAGGCCACATAGCTCGTGATTGTCAGAACGATCCTGTCTGCAACTTATGCAACATAGGAGGGCACTTGGCTAGGCAATGCCCTAAAGGCGGCGATACTCATCATTTTGCTGATAGAGGTAGACCCCACCACATTGGATACCGTGACGACCCGCTGCCGCCGCCTTCACGCATGTTCCGTGATGTTATCTGTCGTAGCTGCAACCAGGTTGGCCACATGAGTAGGGACTGTATGGGAGGAGCCATGCTCATCTGCCACAACTGTGGGGGGCGCGGCCACATGGCTTTCGAATGTCCATCCGGGAGATTACCTGAGCGTGGTTTCCGCCGTTATTGA